The nucleotide sequence TAATCGTGACGGCTGTAGTCAACAAAGAAGCGGTCAGCCCTTTAACCATTGTCAGAATTCCGAGTGAAGCTATATGAGAAAAGCAATGCGTTAGCTTCAGCTATCGGCAGGACTGAACAATACCAAAGTCACGCCTCTCACACTGGCTTCAGAAGAGGCTGTTTCTGTCAAACCTGCGGCTGTGATAAGGTAGTGTGCGTCACTGGAAGGTTAAAAATAAACACAATATCGGACAGCCCCCATGCCTGCTTTGCGCCACTGCCCATGGCTTGTAGCCATGACTCTTTATTGCACTCTTTACTACATGACGCCATTGCCTGTTTTTGCCAGCCCCGAATCAGGTAAACCACCGGTCAGCGTTACGACTGAAACCGTTCAATACAAGCAATACTCGCGCCCAATAAGAACCAGCGGCATTCTTGCTTATAAATCCCAGCAAACCCTGTCATTTAAAACAGCAGGCCCCGTGGCACAACTGCTGGTTGATGAAGGCGACCGGGTACAGGCCGGGCAGTTGCTCGCCAGCCTGACCATGGAAGAGGTCAACGCACAGGTCGATGAAGCCAGGGCAAGGCTGGATCTGGCAGAACGCAATCTGGAGCGCATCAGCAAACTGCACAAGAACAATGTGGTGTCCCTGGATCAGCTCCAGTCAGCCCAAACCGAACTGACGGTTGCCCAGAGCCGGTTGCGTATCACCCGGTTTAACCAGAGGTACTCCCGCATTGAAGCGCCGTCAAAAGGTCTGGTGTTACGGCGTCATGTGGAAGAAAACGAGCTGGTGACACCCAACCAGCCGATACTGGTGGTAGCAGACACCGCCCGTGGCTGGGTGCTTGAAACCGGCCTGACCGATGAAGAAATAGTCAGGGTTAAGAAAAACGACAAGGCACTGATTCAGTTTGATGCCTGGCCCGATCAGACCTTTACTGGTCAGGTTACGCGCCTTGCGGCACTGGCCGATGAACGCACAGGCACCTTTCAGATAGAGATCACCTTTCCCGACACCTCCAGCAAGTTGCGTTCAGGCTTTGTTGGCAAAGTCACCCTTATTCCCTCCAGCCAGCATATGCTGACACTGATTCCTGTTGAGTCTGTCGTTAATGCCAGTCGCTCTTCGGCAGAGGTCTTTGTCTACAACCCCAGTGATCAATCGGTGACACTAAGGAGCATCAATCTGAACTTTATGGAGTCGGGTTTCATTGCCAGTGATTCAGGCCTGGTGGAAGGGGAAACAGTTATCAGTTCCGGTGCCGGTTTTCTTCTGGATGGCGATACGGTCACTGTTTCCGGTACTGCTGCTTCCGGCCTTCAGGAGTAACCACCATGAAACTCCCAGCCATTGCCATTCAAAACCGGCGCTTTACCCTGGTGGTCATGTTATTGCTGGTAACACTGGGTATTGTGTCATTGATGACCATGCCCCGCTCAGAAGATCCCCAGTTTAAGTTTCCGGCAACCATGGTGCGTGTTGTCTACCCCGGCACTAACCCCCTGGATATGGAGAAACTGATTGTTGACCCTATCGAGGAAGCCATCAAAGAGCTAGACGACATAAGAATTTTAAAGAGTGATATAGAAGATGGTCTGGCGGTGATTCGTGTCGAGTTCCTCTACGGCACTGACC is from Endozoicomonas gorgoniicola and encodes:
- a CDS encoding efflux RND transporter periplasmic adaptor subunit, with protein sequence MTLYCTLYYMTPLPVFASPESGKPPVSVTTETVQYKQYSRPIRTSGILAYKSQQTLSFKTAGPVAQLLVDEGDRVQAGQLLASLTMEEVNAQVDEARARLDLAERNLERISKLHKNNVVSLDQLQSAQTELTVAQSRLRITRFNQRYSRIEAPSKGLVLRRHVEENELVTPNQPILVVADTARGWVLETGLTDEEIVRVKKNDKALIQFDAWPDQTFTGQVTRLAALADERTGTFQIEITFPDTSSKLRSGFVGKVTLIPSSQHMLTLIPVESVVNASRSSAEVFVYNPSDQSVTLRSINLNFMESGFIASDSGLVEGETVISSGAGFLLDGDTVTVSGTAASGLQE